From Chryseobacterium sp. H1D6B, a single genomic window includes:
- a CDS encoding GAF domain-containing protein — translation MANLYKKDAPFQVYISFKKYLDVLEHIRYNDRLEYRVNYAESLIDKTKNFQELKDGFQDTALLEKHEDLIRILLADLFPTGLTNNEIKAASIPLSNITFNYTERFKNILKDAGKDFEIELRNINDDEFYVFCCCLILQSYFKKDIKSTLPFYYDIPNRLGIMKHYKITVNSDFTDVFPTETAKIPSDEILEVLLENLDDIKLWKKYFPSKSWILSGFTIISLVDCTSEVALSDLKSSMIKIDPENLTPDENLKEIFKSYFDVAELNFGLMLFNKKDQRLEKVPIYENVFTNHILDFWINTYDEEVRKTTFENFNYNSRPVVISNVDNLDNDIKNQPSFSILKDNNINSFMVIPIMKDNELIAIMEFTSPLANSFNGLKLKQLEFFVDMILFSLNRFTFERNNQIEAIIQREYTSIHDSVVWKFRNEAERYFNAFLAKKIYTLKQISFKNLTPLFSFSDIRSSSEKRFHLMLDDLNQQIDALHELFSLLNSDSEKYLLALDVFENELNNEIKADTEQRLQRILREEIHPYLQGKLETKSSKLIKEKIKDYFIQVFTQNDLFYSNRKNLDDSITLVNRKLADILDESQVKAQQIFPHYYERFKSDGVEHNLFIGPNIAPDLPYSSKIVHQLRYWQLETICNMEREFQIFKQNLPVPLDIASLIFVYNEKVDIRFRMDEKRFDVDGAYNSYYEIIKKRLDKAHVKNSADRITCPGKITIVYFGMENQKEYLQYIHKLQKKEILQSDIEFLKVEDLQGITGLLALRVTLA, via the coding sequence TTGGCAAATCTTTACAAAAAAGACGCTCCATTCCAGGTCTACATCTCATTCAAAAAATATTTGGATGTTCTTGAACATATCCGTTATAACGACCGATTAGAATACCGTGTAAATTATGCCGAATCTCTCATTGATAAAACTAAAAATTTCCAAGAGCTGAAAGACGGTTTTCAAGACACCGCACTATTGGAAAAGCACGAAGACCTCATTAGAATCCTGCTGGCAGATTTATTTCCGACGGGGTTAACGAATAATGAAATCAAAGCCGCAAGTATTCCCCTTTCCAATATTACATTTAATTATACAGAAAGGTTTAAAAATATACTTAAAGACGCCGGAAAAGATTTTGAAATAGAACTCAGAAACATTAATGATGACGAATTTTATGTTTTCTGCTGCTGTCTGATTCTGCAGAGTTATTTCAAAAAAGATATAAAAAGTACTCTTCCCTTTTATTATGATATCCCGAACAGACTGGGAATTATGAAACATTATAAGATCACTGTAAATTCTGATTTTACCGATGTTTTCCCCACTGAGACAGCAAAAATCCCTTCCGATGAAATATTAGAAGTGCTTTTAGAAAATTTAGACGACATTAAACTCTGGAAAAAGTATTTCCCGTCAAAATCTTGGATACTGAGCGGTTTTACTATCATCTCTTTAGTAGACTGCACTTCGGAAGTCGCTCTATCAGATTTAAAATCGAGCATGATAAAAATCGATCCGGAAAACCTGACGCCTGATGAAAATTTAAAGGAAATTTTTAAATCCTATTTCGATGTGGCGGAATTGAATTTCGGGCTGATGCTCTTCAATAAAAAAGATCAAAGATTGGAAAAAGTACCGATCTATGAAAATGTTTTTACTAATCATATTTTAGATTTTTGGATCAACACATACGATGAAGAAGTACGCAAAACTACCTTTGAAAATTTTAATTATAATTCCAGACCAGTTGTTATTTCTAATGTAGACAATCTGGACAACGATATAAAAAATCAGCCTTCATTCAGTATTTTAAAAGATAATAACATCAACAGTTTCATGGTAATTCCTATCATGAAAGACAATGAACTGATTGCTATCATGGAGTTCACTTCTCCTCTTGCGAACAGCTTCAATGGATTAAAGCTTAAACAGCTTGAATTTTTCGTTGATATGATTTTGTTTTCCCTAAACCGTTTTACGTTTGAAAGAAATAATCAGATTGAAGCCATCATCCAGCGTGAATATACTTCTATCCACGACAGTGTGGTATGGAAATTCAGAAACGAAGCTGAAAGATATTTTAATGCATTTTTAGCTAAGAAAATATATACTTTAAAACAGATCTCTTTTAAAAATCTTACTCCTCTTTTCAGTTTTTCAGATATCCGTTCTTCTTCTGAGAAACGTTTTCACCTGATGCTTGATGATCTTAACCAGCAGATTGATGCTCTTCATGAGCTGTTTTCTCTTCTGAATTCAGATTCGGAAAAATATTTACTGGCATTAGATGTTTTTGAAAACGAACTGAATAATGAAATAAAAGCAGATACAGAACAGCGTCTGCAAAGGATATTAAGAGAAGAGATCCATCCTTACCTTCAGGGAAAACTGGAAACAAAATCTTCAAAACTGATCAAAGAAAAGATCAAAGATTATTTCATTCAGGTTTTTACTCAAAACGATCTGTTTTACAGCAATAGAAAAAACTTAGATGATTCTATTACTTTAGTGAACAGAAAGCTTGCAGATATTCTAGATGAAAGCCAGGTGAAAGCCCAGCAGATTTTTCCGCATTATTATGAAAGATTTAAATCCGACGGTGTAGAGCATAATTTGTTTATAGGACCAAATATTGCCCCAGACCTTCCCTACTCATCTAAAATTGTGCATCAACTAAGATACTGGCAGCTGGAAACCATCTGTAATATGGAACGTGAATTCCAGATTTTTAAACAAAACCTTCCTGTTCCTTTAGATATTGCTTCACTGATCTTTGTCTACAATGAAAAAGTAGATATCCGTTTCAGGATGGATGAAAAACGTTTTGATGTAGACGGAGCTTATAATTCTTATTATGAAATTATAAAAAAGAGGCTCGATAAAGCACACGTAAAAAATTCTGCAGACAGAATAACATGTCCGGGAAAAATTACAATCGTCTATTTTGGAATGGAAAATCAAAAAGAATATCTACAGTATATTCATAAACTTCAGAAAAAAGAAATTCTGCAGTCTGATATTGAATTTTTAAAAGTAGAAGACCTGCAGGGAATAACTGGTTTATTGGCTCTCAGAGTAACGCTGGCTTAA
- a CDS encoding NADH-quinone oxidoreductase subunit N, which produces MSVLIIVFLTAVAALFSGVFEQGKFARYIGILGLIIALYVSFLPECSFFEQYKHMYEYGANTALFTKISIVTTLLLFFLGGFAFSNHRSHQSELYALMLFSLCGGIVLFGFENLVTLFLGIEILSIPLYVMAGANKTDLRSNEASIKYFLMGAFATGFLLFGIAFIYGSTGSFDLYKIHDFGTANSHNVMFILGVVLMLCALAFKVALAPFHMWSPDVYYGSPSLITAFMASVVKISGFFAFFRLMTIGFAGVTHEWINILGVFLIITLLLANVMGLAQTNAKRMLAYSSVSHAGYIGLAFFGMTSLSTYNLAFYLFAYSLSTVGVFMCLIWVEKLKRETSYGAFKGLAKSEPLLATVAAISLLSMAGVPLTAGFMGKFALFSQAMNGAAFLVLVAVLGSAISIAYYLRLIIAMFFFKESTFKTSEKVTLTYNIVAVFIIASIIILGVFPDLFARQFGL; this is translated from the coding sequence ATGAGTGTTTTAATTATTGTTTTCCTAACTGCAGTTGCTGCATTATTCTCAGGAGTTTTTGAACAAGGAAAATTTGCGAGATACATTGGGATTTTGGGATTAATCATCGCATTGTATGTAAGTTTTTTACCTGAATGTTCATTCTTTGAGCAGTACAAACATATGTATGAATATGGTGCTAATACAGCCCTGTTCACAAAAATTTCAATTGTAACAACTTTGTTATTATTCTTTTTGGGAGGTTTTGCTTTCAGCAACCACAGAAGCCACCAGTCTGAATTATATGCATTAATGTTATTTTCTCTATGCGGAGGTATTGTCCTTTTCGGATTCGAAAACCTGGTTACTTTATTCCTGGGTATCGAAATACTTTCAATCCCATTATACGTAATGGCTGGAGCTAACAAAACAGATCTAAGATCAAACGAAGCTTCTATCAAATATTTCTTAATGGGTGCATTCGCTACAGGATTCTTATTATTCGGTATCGCATTTATTTATGGAAGTACCGGAAGTTTCGATCTTTATAAAATCCATGATTTCGGAACAGCAAACTCTCACAATGTAATGTTCATTTTAGGAGTTGTCCTTATGCTTTGTGCATTGGCATTTAAAGTAGCATTAGCACCTTTCCACATGTGGAGCCCTGATGTGTATTACGGCTCGCCTTCATTAATTACTGCTTTTATGGCAAGTGTAGTAAAGATCTCAGGATTTTTCGCATTCTTCAGATTAATGACTATCGGATTTGCCGGTGTTACCCATGAATGGATCAATATCCTGGGTGTATTTTTAATCATTACTTTATTACTGGCAAACGTAATGGGTCTTGCACAGACTAACGCCAAGAGAATGCTTGCGTATTCTTCAGTTTCCCATGCAGGTTATATTGGTTTGGCTTTCTTCGGAATGACTTCTCTTTCTACTTATAATTTAGCATTCTATTTATTTGCTTATTCATTATCTACAGTAGGGGTGTTTATGTGCCTGATCTGGGTAGAAAAACTAAAAAGAGAAACTTCTTATGGAGCTTTCAAAGGATTGGCAAAATCTGAGCCTTTATTAGCAACTGTAGCGGCTATTTCTCTGCTTTCAATGGCAGGAGTTCCGTTAACAGCTGGTTTTATGGGGAAATTTGCTTTATTCTCTCAAGCAATGAACGGAGCGGCATTCTTGGTGCTGGTAGCCGTTTTAGGTTCTGCAATTTCAATCGCTTACTATTTAAGATTAATCATTGCTATGTTCTTTTTCAAAGAATCTACATTCAAGACATCAGAAAAAGTAACGCTTACTTATAATATCGTAGCTGTATTTATTATCGCTTCCATTATTATTTTGGGAGTCTTTCCAGATCTGTTTGCAAGACAATTTGGATTGTAA
- a CDS encoding NADH-quinone oxidoreductase subunit M, with product MSYLLLTLLLLPLVGSGLVFAWKSKSSKYLALGIALIQMLITFYILSDFDFNPTVDSVLKYEISYPWSQFIKSTLHFGIDGMSMLLLLLTNILTPLIILSSFNENVNYKNSFYGLILLMQFGLIGVFTSLDGLLFYIFWEVTLIPIWFIAGLWGQENKRLQFTTKFFVYTFVGSLFMLAGLIYVYNHSASFALTDLYNASLNDTQQLVVFWFIFFAFAVKLPVFPFHTWQPDTYTYSPTQGSMLLSGIMLKMAVYGVLRYLLPITPSAILGISGQIVIILAIVGIVHGALIAIIQNDMKRIIAYSSFSHVGLMVAGIFASAVLTLRGTFTIEGAEGALVQTFAHGINVVGLFYCADILYKRFKSRDIRQMGGLAKVAPKFAVLFLIIILGSMGVPLTNGFIGEFILIKSVFDFNVLASVIAGLTVILCAVYLLRFYGKAMFGEGDAAVLSTAKDLSGVEFSVLASLAVFVIILGIFPQPVIEMVSSSLKFIYQSMVS from the coding sequence ATGTCTTATTTACTATTAACATTATTACTTTTACCTCTAGTAGGTTCGGGATTGGTTTTTGCTTGGAAAAGCAAATCCAGCAAATATTTGGCGCTGGGAATTGCATTGATACAAATGCTTATTACATTTTATATACTTTCGGATTTCGATTTTAATCCTACTGTAGATAGTGTATTAAAGTACGAGATCAGCTACCCTTGGTCACAATTTATTAAAAGCACCCTGCATTTCGGCATTGACGGAATGAGTATGCTGCTTTTATTATTGACCAATATTTTAACGCCTTTAATTATTTTATCTTCTTTTAATGAGAATGTGAATTACAAAAACTCTTTCTATGGTCTTATCCTGCTGATGCAGTTTGGACTGATAGGAGTTTTCACGTCTTTAGACGGATTGTTATTCTATATTTTCTGGGAAGTAACCTTAATCCCAATTTGGTTTATTGCCGGACTTTGGGGTCAGGAAAATAAAAGACTGCAGTTTACTACGAAGTTTTTCGTTTATACGTTCGTTGGGTCATTATTTATGCTTGCAGGATTGATCTATGTTTACAATCATTCTGCATCATTTGCCCTTACAGATTTATACAATGCTTCGCTTAATGATACCCAGCAGCTTGTAGTCTTCTGGTTTATCTTCTTTGCATTTGCAGTGAAGTTACCGGTATTCCCGTTCCATACTTGGCAGCCGGATACCTACACCTACTCTCCTACTCAAGGATCGATGCTGTTATCAGGGATTATGCTGAAAATGGCAGTGTATGGAGTTCTTCGTTATCTCCTTCCAATTACACCGTCAGCAATCTTAGGGATTTCGGGACAGATCGTAATCATCCTAGCTATCGTAGGTATCGTCCACGGAGCATTAATTGCGATCATCCAGAATGACATGAAGAGAATTATTGCTTATTCTTCATTCTCCCACGTTGGGTTGATGGTTGCGGGGATTTTTGCATCAGCTGTTTTAACACTAAGAGGAACCTTTACAATAGAAGGTGCTGAAGGAGCTTTAGTACAAACTTTTGCCCATGGTATCAACGTTGTAGGTTTATTCTACTGTGCAGATATTTTATATAAGAGATTTAAATCAAGAGATATCAGACAAATGGGCGGGTTAGCTAAAGTAGCTCCTAAATTTGCCGTATTGTTCTTAATCATTATATTAGGTTCAATGGGTGTTCCATTAACTAATGGATTCATCGGAGAATTTATTTTGATAAAATCTGTTTTCGATTTTAATGTACTGGCTTCTGTTATTGCAGGTTTAACAGTTATTTTATGTGCTGTTTACTTGTTGAGATTCTACGGAAAAGCAATGTTTGGAGAAGGAGATGCAGCAGTATTAAGTACAGCAAAAGATCTATCAGGAGTAGAATTTTCTGTACTGGCAAGTTTAGCGGTTTTTGTGATTATACTTGGTATTTTCCCGCAGCCGGTAATCGAAATGGTGAGTAGTTCGTTGAAGTTTATCTACCAATCAATGGTTAGCTAA
- the nuoL gene encoding NADH-quinone oxidoreductase subunit L, which yields MENLVYAIVLLPLLGFLINGLFGKNLPKMLVGGMATAAVFGSFCIAVSLFMNFNSESQPVIVKAFEWFRVNGIQINFGFQIDQLSLMMIMIITGIGSLIHLYSIGYMSHDKGFYKFFTYLNLFIFSMLLLVMGSNYLILFIGWEGVGLCSYLLIGFWFTNEEYGKAARKAFIMNRIGDLGLLIGIFMIASQTNAIDYLSVAQNASKFELDGTVIIFITASLFIGAAGKSAQVPLYTWLPDAMAGPTPVSALIHAATMVTAGVYLVVRSNFLFTLAPTVQGGILLIGFLTAALAGFYALRQNDIKKVLAYSTVSQLGFMFIALGLGAYTTAMFHVMTHAFFKALLFLGAGSVIHAMSGEQDMRFMGGLKKVIPVTHITFFIGTLAISGFPLLSGMISKDEILVAAYAKNPLYWVMLFLLAATTAAYMFRLYYLTFHGQFRGTEEQKHHLHESPSNMTLPLIVLAVLSVVGGFINLPHFIGHGHYAKLLEWLKPVLTEESFNQMESTLSGVPFNTEMILLALTILMFFTVWFLVRNTYVNKKKMALAEENYTGWEKLSAKKLYVDELYNALIVKTVEGLGRGGKMFDKGVLDRFVDFVGEGAEDSGKSMKRIQNGNVENYILIMSLAVGIILIVNFILQ from the coding sequence ATGGAGAATTTAGTGTATGCAATAGTACTTTTACCACTTTTAGGTTTTCTTATTAACGGTTTATTCGGGAAAAATCTTCCCAAAATGTTGGTTGGTGGAATGGCAACTGCAGCTGTATTCGGATCTTTCTGTATCGCTGTAAGCCTATTCATGAATTTCAATTCTGAAAGCCAGCCCGTAATCGTAAAAGCATTTGAATGGTTTAGAGTCAATGGAATCCAGATCAATTTTGGTTTCCAGATCGATCAGTTGTCATTAATGATGATTATGATCATTACAGGGATCGGTTCATTGATCCACCTGTACTCTATCGGATATATGAGTCATGATAAAGGTTTCTATAAGTTTTTTACTTACCTGAATCTTTTCATCTTCTCAATGTTATTATTAGTAATGGGAAGCAACTACCTGATCTTGTTCATTGGATGGGAAGGAGTAGGTTTATGCTCTTATTTATTGATTGGATTTTGGTTTACGAATGAAGAATATGGGAAAGCGGCAAGAAAAGCTTTCATCATGAACAGAATTGGTGACCTTGGTCTATTGATCGGTATTTTCATGATCGCTTCACAGACCAATGCTATAGATTATCTTTCTGTAGCACAGAATGCTTCAAAATTTGAATTAGACGGAACGGTGATTATTTTTATCACAGCTAGTTTATTTATCGGTGCTGCCGGTAAATCTGCTCAGGTTCCTTTATATACCTGGCTTCCTGATGCGATGGCAGGTCCTACTCCGGTTTCTGCGTTGATCCACGCGGCAACAATGGTTACTGCAGGGGTTTATTTAGTAGTAAGATCTAATTTCTTATTTACTTTGGCACCTACGGTTCAGGGAGGAATTTTATTAATCGGATTCTTAACAGCTGCATTAGCCGGCTTCTACGCTCTTCGTCAGAACGACATCAAAAAAGTATTAGCTTATTCTACAGTTTCACAGCTTGGATTTATGTTTATTGCTTTGGGATTAGGAGCGTATACAACAGCGATGTTCCACGTAATGACACACGCTTTCTTTAAAGCTTTATTATTCTTGGGAGCAGGTTCTGTGATCCATGCAATGAGCGGAGAGCAGGATATGCGTTTCATGGGAGGACTTAAAAAAGTAATTCCTGTTACTCATATAACCTTCTTTATCGGAACATTAGCGATCTCAGGATTCCCTTTACTTTCAGGGATGATCTCTAAAGACGAAATTTTGGTAGCAGCTTATGCAAAAAACCCTCTTTACTGGGTTATGCTTTTCTTACTTGCTGCAACTACCGCTGCTTATATGTTCAGATTGTATTATCTTACATTCCATGGACAATTCAGAGGAACTGAAGAACAAAAACACCATTTACACGAAAGCCCGTCAAACATGACGCTGCCTTTAATTGTACTGGCTGTTCTTTCTGTGGTTGGAGGTTTCATTAACCTTCCTCACTTTATAGGACACGGCCACTATGCTAAACTGCTTGAATGGCTGAAACCTGTTCTTACTGAGGAAAGCTTCAATCAGATGGAGTCTACTCTTTCTGGAGTTCCATTTAATACTGAAATGATACTTTTAGCCTTAACTATTTTAATGTTCTTTACAGTATGGTTCTTGGTTAGAAATACTTACGTAAATAAGAAAAAAATGGCTCTTGCTGAAGAAAATTATACAGGCTGGGAAAAACTTTCTGCGAAGAAATTATATGTGGATGAACTTTACAATGCTTTAATTGTAAAAACCGTGGAAGGATTAGGTCGCGGAGGAAAAATGTTTGATAAAGGCGTGTTAGACCGTTTTGTAGACTTTGTAGGTGAAGGTGCTGAAGACAGCGGAAAATCTATGAAGCGTATTCAAAACGGAAATGTTGAGAATTATATTCTCATCATGTCTTTAGCTGTGGGAATTATACTGATTGTTAACTTTATATTACAATAA
- the nuoK gene encoding NADH-quinone oxidoreductase subunit NuoK has product MGEVNTFIQSVPLEYFIILSSVLFCLGVLGVLLRKNAIVILGCVELMLNSVNLLLAAFSAYKGNGDGQLLVFFIMVVAAAEVAVGLAIIAMLYRNTRSVDVSIFNKLRG; this is encoded by the coding sequence ATGGGAGAAGTAAATACATTTATACAAAGCGTTCCTTTGGAATACTTCATCATTCTTTCTTCAGTTTTATTCTGTTTGGGAGTATTGGGAGTATTGCTTAGAAAAAACGCAATTGTAATCTTAGGTTGTGTAGAACTTATGCTGAATTCTGTAAACCTTTTATTGGCCGCTTTTTCAGCGTACAAAGGAAACGGCGACGGACAACTTTTAGTTTTCTTCATTATGGTAGTGGCTGCTGCAGAAGTAGCGGTAGGCTTGGCAATTATTGCTATGCTTTATAGAAATACCCGTTCTGTAGATGTAAGTATATTTAATAAATTAAGAGGATAA
- a CDS encoding NADH-quinone oxidoreductase subunit J — protein sequence MDQFLFFLVAFLAVSSAVYFVFARNPLYAILSLIVTMFSIASMYILLNAQFLAIIQIIVYAGAIMVLFLYILMMLNLNKEDESKKSNTLKFVGVFTAGLLLIGILGVFRGVQDNHIVLENVDRGVGLTKNLGKLLFNQYVLPFELASILILAGIVGAVLIGKKDL from the coding sequence ATGGATCAGTTTTTATTTTTCTTGGTGGCGTTTTTAGCAGTGTCAAGTGCAGTTTATTTTGTATTTGCAAGAAATCCTCTATATGCTATTCTGTCATTAATTGTTACAATGTTTTCAATTGCAAGTATGTACATTCTTTTGAATGCCCAGTTCCTGGCGATTATCCAGATTATAGTATACGCAGGAGCAATCATGGTATTATTCCTATATATTCTGATGATGCTTAATCTTAATAAAGAAGACGAAAGTAAGAAGAGCAATACTTTAAAGTTTGTGGGAGTTTTTACAGCCGGACTTTTGTTAATTGGGATTTTAGGCGTTTTCAGAGGGGTACAGGACAACCATATTGTACTGGAAAATGTAGACAGAGGAGTGGGTCTTACAAAAAACCTTGGAAAACTTTTGTTTAATCAGTATGTTCTGCCGTTTGAACTTGCTTCCATTCTTATTTTGGCAGGTATTGTAGGCGCGGTATTAATCGGTAAAAAAGATTTATAA
- a CDS encoding NADH-quinone oxidoreductase subunit I, producing the protein MKLTNRSKVVSNKEMTLAEKIYLPAVFKGMGITFKHAVRTVIKGAPSVYAYPEVQKPRAKVWRGHHVLKRDEEGRERCTACGLCAVACPAEAITMTAAERTKEEKGLYREEKYASVYEINMLRCIFCGMCEEACPKSAIYLTDRLVDVETNRGSFIYGKDKLVEKINERIDITARQSEKQKNAVK; encoded by the coding sequence ATGAAACTTACTAACAGATCAAAAGTTGTTTCTAACAAAGAAATGACCCTTGCTGAGAAAATCTATTTACCGGCGGTTTTCAAAGGGATGGGGATCACATTTAAGCATGCTGTAAGAACCGTGATAAAAGGTGCACCTTCAGTTTATGCATATCCGGAGGTACAGAAGCCGAGAGCTAAAGTATGGAGAGGCCATCATGTTCTGAAAAGAGATGAAGAAGGTAGAGAAAGATGTACAGCCTGTGGACTCTGTGCGGTTGCATGTCCGGCAGAAGCCATTACAATGACTGCTGCAGAAAGGACTAAAGAGGAAAAAGGCCTTTACAGAGAAGAAAAATATGCTTCTGTGTATGAAATCAACATGCTGAGATGCATCTTCTGCGGAATGTGTGAAGAAGCCTGCCCGAAATCTGCAATCTATTTAACAGACAGATTGGTAGACGTAGAAACAAACAGAGGTTCTTTCATCTATGGAAAAGATAAGTTGGTTGAAAAAATAAATGAAAGGATTGACATCACAGCAAGACAATCCGAGAAACAAAAAAATGCGGTAAAATAA